From the genome of Bacteroides sp. MSB163, one region includes:
- a CDS encoding PG0541 family transporter-associated protein, with protein MKSVFITFDQAFFERIMALLDRQGCRGFSYWQQVQGRGSKTGDPHYGSHAWPSMCSAIITIIDEAKVDPLLDALHRMDEETQQLGLRAFVWNIEKTI; from the coding sequence ATGAAATCAGTATTTATAACATTCGACCAGGCATTCTTTGAGCGTATCATGGCGTTGCTTGATCGCCAGGGTTGCCGTGGATTCAGCTATTGGCAACAGGTGCAGGGACGTGGCAGCAAGACGGGTGATCCTCACTATGGTAGCCACGCATGGCCCAGCATGTGCTCTGCTATTATTACTATTATAGATGAAGCTAAAGTTGACCCATTGCTCGATGCACTCCATCGGATGGACGAAGAGACGCAGCAACTCGGTCTCCGGGCATTCGTCTGGAATATTGAGAAAACTATATAG
- a CDS encoding efflux RND transporter periplasmic adaptor subunit, whose amino-acid sequence MKKSVQLIALVAVALLSSCGGGEKDKAATEKVDEKPRVKLAAVMARPVDQIQEYTATVQAEVKNNIAPSSPVRIDQIFVEVGDRVSKGQKLVQMDAANLKQAKFRLDNQEIEFKRTDELYKVGGTSKSEWDAAKMALDVQKTTYKNLLENTALLSPINGVVTARNYDNGDMYSGGDPVLVVEQITPVKLMINVSEGYFAKVKKGAPVAVKVDVYGDEEFEGTINLVYPTIDSNTRTFPVEVRLTNRDQKVRPGMFARVTLNFGTQEHVVVPDLAIVKRAGSGDRYVYVYKDGKVSYNKVELGRRMDTEYELISGVDNNSQVVVAGQSKLADGVEVEVEK is encoded by the coding sequence ATGAAAAAAAGTGTTCAATTGATCGCCCTGGTGGCCGTTGCTCTGCTGAGCTCATGCGGCGGTGGAGAGAAAGACAAGGCTGCAACTGAAAAGGTAGATGAAAAACCGAGAGTAAAACTGGCTGCTGTAATGGCACGTCCTGTAGACCAGATCCAGGAATATACTGCTACTGTCCAGGCAGAAGTGAAAAATAATATCGCTCCTTCTTCCCCGGTGCGTATCGATCAGATATTTGTGGAAGTGGGTGACCGTGTATCTAAAGGTCAGAAATTGGTGCAGATGGATGCTGCCAACCTGAAACAAGCTAAGTTCCGTTTGGACAATCAGGAAATAGAGTTCAAGCGTACCGACGAATTATATAAGGTGGGCGGTACTTCCAAATCAGAATGGGATGCTGCTAAAATGGCATTGGACGTACAGAAGACAACGTATAAGAATCTGTTGGAAAATACGGCGCTGCTCAGCCCCATCAATGGGGTGGTGACGGCTCGTAATTACGATAACGGCGATATGTACAGTGGAGGTGATCCGGTGCTGGTAGTAGAGCAAATCACTCCGGTGAAACTGATGATCAACGTTTCCGAAGGCTACTTTGCGAAAGTAAAGAAGGGCGCTCCCGTAGCTGTTAAGGTAGACGTGTATGGCGATGAAGAGTTTGAAGGAACGATAAATCTGGTTTATCCGACCATTGATTCGAATACCCGTACTTTCCCTGTTGAAGTGCGTTTAACTAATCGTGACCAGAAAGTCCGTCCGGGTATGTTTGCACGTGTAACGCTGAACTTCGGAACACAGGAGCACGTAGTTGTGCCCGATTTGGCTATTGTGAAACGTGCCGGTTCCGGCGACCGCTATGTATATGTATATAAGGACGGAAAAGTTTCTTATAACAAAGTTGAACTGGGACGTCGTATGGATACGGAATATGAGTTGATTTCCGGTGTGGATAACAATTCACAGGTGGTTGTTGCAGGGCAGTCCAAGTTGGCTGATGGCGTAGAAGTAGAGGTAGAGAAATAA
- a CDS encoding MBOAT family O-acyltransferase, which produces MIMWDIDFNRLQDVFVYDPQAPMIFSSGIFLWLFAAFILVYLLLQRRLTARLLFVTAFSYYFYYKSSGTYFFLLALVTVSDFFIARFMAGTSVGWKRKASVVLSLAINLGLLAYFKYTNFLGDVFASLVGGTFHHYDIFLPVGISFFTFQSLSYTIDVYRKDITPLTNLLDYAFYVSFFPQLVAGPIVRARDFIPQIRRPLFVSHEMFGRGIFLIASGLFKKAIISDYISVNFVERIFDNPTLYSGVENLMGVYGYALQIYCDFSGYSDMAIGIALLLGFHFNKNFDSPYKSASITEFWRRWHISLSSWLKDYLYISLGGNRKGKIRQYANLVITMFLGGLWHGASWNFVIWGLFHGIALAAHKFWMTLTGRKKGEESHGIRRFFGILITFHFVCFCWIFFRNVDFSTSLDMIKQICNTFRPQLFPQLIAGYWEVFALMALGFFLHFCPDRWENACCKTVTRLPLIGKAALMLALIYLVIQMKSTEIQPFIYFQF; this is translated from the coding sequence ATGATTATGTGGGATATTGACTTTAACCGTCTGCAAGATGTATTCGTTTATGACCCGCAAGCGCCGATGATATTCAGTAGCGGCATTTTCTTGTGGTTGTTTGCAGCATTTATACTGGTTTATCTGCTGTTGCAACGCCGTCTGACTGCACGCTTGTTGTTTGTTACCGCATTCTCCTATTATTTTTATTATAAAAGTAGCGGAACTTACTTTTTCCTGCTGGCACTTGTCACGGTAAGCGATTTCTTTATCGCTCGTTTTATGGCAGGTACTTCCGTAGGCTGGAAACGTAAGGCAAGTGTTGTGCTTAGCCTTGCTATTAATCTTGGTTTGCTTGCATACTTCAAATATACTAATTTTCTGGGAGATGTCTTCGCTTCGCTGGTAGGCGGCACGTTCCATCATTACGATATATTCCTCCCTGTGGGCATTTCTTTCTTTACTTTCCAGTCACTTAGCTATACCATCGATGTTTATCGCAAAGATATAACCCCTCTTACTAATTTGCTGGATTATGCTTTTTACGTATCCTTCTTCCCACAATTGGTGGCAGGTCCTATTGTACGTGCCCGTGACTTTATTCCACAGATACGCCGTCCTTTGTTCGTATCCCATGAGATGTTCGGAAGGGGGATATTCCTGATTGCAAGCGGTCTGTTCAAGAAAGCGATTATTTCGGATTATATCAGTGTGAACTTTGTAGAGCGTATTTTTGATAATCCTACGCTCTATTCCGGGGTAGAAAACCTGATGGGTGTTTATGGATATGCCTTGCAAATCTATTGCGACTTTTCCGGATACAGTGATATGGCTATCGGAATAGCCTTGTTGTTAGGTTTTCATTTTAATAAGAACTTTGACTCTCCTTATAAGTCCGCTTCCATTACAGAGTTTTGGCGGCGATGGCACATTTCGCTTTCCAGTTGGCTGAAAGATTATCTCTATATATCTTTGGGTGGAAACCGGAAAGGAAAGATTCGCCAGTATGCCAATCTTGTTATTACTATGTTTTTGGGTGGTTTGTGGCATGGGGCTTCCTGGAACTTTGTCATTTGGGGATTGTTCCATGGTATTGCTTTGGCGGCACATAAATTCTGGATGACATTGACCGGAAGAAAGAAAGGAGAAGAAAGCCACGGCATCCGCCGTTTCTTCGGTATACTGATCACATTCCACTTTGTTTGTTTCTGCTGGATATTCTTCCGTAATGTGGACTTTTCCACTTCTTTGGATATGATCAAACAGATCTGTAACACTTTCCGTCCGCAACTTTTCCCGCAACTGATTGCAGGCTATTGGGAAGTGTTTGCACTGATGGCATTGGGTTTCTTTCTGCATTTCTGCCCTGATCGTTGGGAGAACGCTTGCTGTAAAACAGTAACCCGCCTTCCCCTTATAGGAAAGGCGGCTCTGATGCTTGCTTTAATTTACTTGGTAATCCAGATGAAGAGTACGGAGATTCAGCCTTTCATTTACTTCCAGTTCTAA
- a CDS encoding TolC family protein has translation MDRQLFLVSKKMMLTVVLLLAIGHIRAQETTETLTLTLDKALEIALSDNPTIKVAEEEIALKKVANKETWQSLLPEASIGGTWNHTITAAQMNLGGQSFKMGQDDSNTVSGTLNISLPLFAPSVYKAMSMTKTDIELAVEKSRASKQDLVNQVTKAYYQLMLAQDSYEVLQKSYKLAEDNYNVVNAKYQQGAVSEFDKISAEVQMRSVKPNVISAGNAVTLSKLQLKVLMGITEEFDLKIADNLANYETDLFANQLNELNEGLVNNTTMKQFDLNMKMLNQNLKSLKTNFMPTLGMNYSYQYQSLYNNNWNVFDYNWGGSSALVFTLNIPLYKASNFTKLKTARIQINQLKENRTDTERKLNMQITSYQNNMAASSEQVVSNKENVMQAQKAVEIAGKRYEVGKGTVLELNSSQVSLTQAELTYNQSIYDYLVSKADLDQVLGRDYSIK, from the coding sequence ATGGACAGACAACTATTTTTGGTAAGCAAGAAAATGATGTTGACTGTGGTCCTTTTATTGGCTATAGGCCATATACGGGCACAGGAGACGACAGAAACCCTAACCTTGACCCTTGACAAAGCACTGGAAATCGCACTTAGTGATAATCCTACGATAAAGGTTGCCGAAGAGGAAATAGCCCTGAAAAAAGTGGCTAACAAGGAGACCTGGCAGAGTTTGTTGCCGGAAGCCAGTATTGGTGGAACATGGAACCATACAATTACGGCGGCTCAAATGAATCTCGGCGGCCAGTCTTTTAAAATGGGTCAGGACGATTCGAATACAGTAAGCGGAACCTTGAATATCAGCTTACCGTTATTTGCCCCTTCAGTCTACAAAGCAATGTCTATGACGAAAACCGACATAGAATTGGCAGTAGAAAAATCACGTGCTTCTAAGCAGGATCTGGTAAATCAGGTTACGAAAGCGTATTACCAGTTGATGCTGGCACAAGACTCTTATGAAGTTTTGCAGAAGAGTTATAAATTGGCAGAAGACAATTATAACGTGGTTAATGCGAAATACCAGCAGGGAGCTGTCAGCGAATTCGATAAGATTAGCGCTGAAGTACAGATGCGTAGTGTGAAGCCGAATGTGATTTCAGCGGGAAATGCTGTTACTTTATCCAAGCTTCAGCTGAAAGTGCTGATGGGAATAACGGAAGAATTCGATCTCAAGATTGCTGATAATCTGGCTAATTATGAGACTGATTTGTTTGCTAACCAGTTGAATGAGCTGAATGAGGGCTTGGTGAACAATACCACAATGAAGCAATTCGACCTGAACATGAAGATGCTCAATCAGAATCTGAAATCCCTGAAGACAAACTTTATGCCGACATTGGGAATGAATTATTCTTATCAATACCAGTCATTGTATAATAATAACTGGAATGTGTTCGACTATAATTGGGGTGGAAGTTCAGCTTTGGTATTTACCCTGAATATTCCTCTTTATAAGGCCAGTAACTTTACGAAACTGAAAACCGCACGAATTCAGATCAACCAGTTGAAGGAAAACCGCACGGATACTGAGCGTAAACTGAATATGCAGATTACTAGTTACCAGAATAACATGGCGGCAAGTTCCGAACAGGTGGTAAGTAATAAGGAGAACGTAATGCAGGCTCAGAAAGCAGTGGAAATAGCCGGTAAACGCTACGAAGTAGGTAAAGGTACGGTGTTGGAACTGAACAGTTCTCAAGTGTCGTTAACCCAGGCTGAATTGACTTACAATCAATCTATTTACGACTATCTGGTATCTAAGGCTGACCTTGACCAGGTTTTGGGTCGCGACTATTCAATTAAATAA
- a CDS encoding SGNH/GDSL hydrolase family protein, whose translation MERNSTTGGGLMKRNNRIKIVLEVSKAYFSSADNTDNADFKYKNPCHPCYLRMKNLFITTLFLLCFFPLHAQDPIPSCPLISKATANCDTLRSYSQRTDTVAVPQIAFPSGFQQLGENELTDSLDILNPFWEKLRLLHAGFSTDTIRIVHIGDSHIRGRILPRTTGTLLTETFGAISYTDMGINGAFCTTFTRPDRISDIAALHPDLVILSFGTNESHNRRYNTLLHYRQMDELVRMLRDSLPNVPLLMTTPPGSYDSFRKSRRRRTYSINPRTAVAVETMRRFADDNGLAVWDMYEAVGGRQRACLNWQEAKLMRPDHVHYLPEGYVLQGELFYQALLKAYNDYVGY comes from the coding sequence ATGGAAAGGAACAGTACGACAGGAGGAGGGCTTATGAAGCGGAATAATAGAATAAAAATCGTATTGGAGGTTTCAAAAGCATATTTTTCATCCGCAGATAACACGGATAACGCAGATTTTAAATATAAGAATCCGTGTCATCCGTGTTATCTGCGGATGAAGAATCTCTTTATCACAACTTTGTTTCTTCTGTGCTTCTTTCCGCTTCATGCCCAGGACCCTATTCCATCCTGTCCTCTAATCAGCAAAGCTACAGCAAATTGTGACACACTTCGTTCCTATTCCCAGCGTACGGATACTGTTGCTGTTCCTCAAATAGCTTTTCCTTCCGGTTTTCAGCAACTTGGTGAAAATGAGTTGACGGATAGCCTTGATATTCTCAATCCTTTTTGGGAAAAGTTGCGTCTGTTACATGCCGGCTTTTCTACAGATACCATCCGTATCGTACATATCGGTGACAGCCATATCCGTGGACGTATCTTGCCCCGTACCACCGGAACGCTGCTGACAGAAACTTTTGGTGCTATCTCTTATACCGATATGGGTATCAATGGCGCTTTTTGTACCACCTTTACCCGTCCTGACCGTATTTCTGATATTGCTGCCCTGCATCCCGACCTGGTTATACTTTCTTTCGGAACGAACGAAAGCCATAACCGACGTTATAACACCCTGTTGCACTACCGACAAATGGATGAACTGGTGCGTATGCTTCGCGACAGTCTGCCCAATGTACCCTTACTGATGACAACTCCTCCCGGCTCCTACGACAGTTTCCGGAAAAGTCGCCGCCGCCGCACCTATTCCATTAATCCCCGTACTGCTGTTGCCGTAGAAACCATGCGTCGCTTTGCTGATGACAACGGTCTTGCCGTGTGGGATATGTACGAAGCGGTGGGAGGGAGACAGCGTGCTTGTCTGAACTGGCAGGAAGCAAAATTGATGCGTCCGGACCATGTACATTATCTTCCCGAAGGATATGTGCTGCAAGGTGAATTGTTTTATCAAGCTCTTTTAAAAGCCTATAATGATTATGTGGGATATTGA
- a CDS encoding efflux RND transporter permease subunit, translated as MSLYEGAVKKPIMTSLCFLAVAIFGLFSLSKLPVDLYPDIETNTIMVMTSYAGASASDIENNVTRPLENTLNSVSNLKHITSRSSENISVITLEFEYGYDIDVLTNDVRDKLDMVSSQLPDEVETPIIFKFSTDMIPILLLSVQAEESQPALYKILDDNIVNPLARVPGVGTVSISGAPKREVNVYCDPNKLDAYNLSVETISSIISAENRNTPGGTFDVGNNTYSLRVEGEFKDPKEMENIVVGTYNGASVYLRDVATVVDSVEERAQKTYSNGVQGAMIVVQKQSGANSVAISQKVIDMLPQLQKSLPSDVKLGIIVNTSDNILNTIDSLEETIMYAMLFVILVVFVFLGRWRATVIICITIPMSLVASFIYLGIIDGGSLNIISLSCLSIAIGNVVDDAIVVLENVTTHIERGSEPKQAAVHATNEVAISVIASTLTMIAVFFPLTMVSGMSGVLFRQLGWMMCVIMTVSTISALSFTPMMCAQLLRLQKKQSKMFIAFYKPIQRGLDALDVWYQNRLNWAVRHRITIMVGCAIFFGASLFCTKYIGTEFFPAADNSRIGVNLQLPIGARVERAQALASELTEKWMKRYEGVMRVCNYTVGQADSDNTFASMQDNGSHIISFNISLVSPGDRKIKLETVCDEMREDLKGYPELDKARVILGGSTGGMSAQASADFEVYGYDFTATDKVSAELKEKLLNVKGVSEVNISRQDYQPEYQVDFDREKLALHGLNLSTASGYLRNRVNGALASYYREDGDEYDIRVRYAPEFRTKIEDLENILIYTPSGEGIRVKDLGKVVERSAPPTIERKDRERIVTVSAVISGVPLGDVVADGNAIIDKMDLPSGISIQISGSYEDQQDSFSDLGTLAVLIIILVFIVMAAQFESLSYPFIIMFSIPFAFSGVLMALFFTGTNLNVMSLLGGIMLIGIVVKNGIVLIDYITLCRERGMSVIHSVVTAGRSRLRPVLMTTLTTILGMVPMAVGQGEGAEMWRPLGVAVIGGLTVSTILTLILVPVLYCSFAGIGISRKRGKIKKDRELNDYYQTHKEKMTKPRKQ; from the coding sequence ATGAGTTTATACGAAGGAGCGGTTAAAAAACCGATTATGACCTCGCTCTGCTTTTTGGCAGTAGCGATATTTGGTCTGTTCTCTTTGTCAAAATTACCGGTGGACCTTTACCCGGATATCGAGACCAACACCATTATGGTGATGACTTCCTATGCGGGAGCCAGTGCGTCGGATATTGAGAACAATGTGACCCGTCCGTTAGAAAATACGCTGAATTCTGTCAGCAACCTGAAACATATTACTTCCAGATCTTCAGAGAATATTTCTGTGATAACATTGGAGTTCGAATATGGATATGATATTGACGTGCTGACGAATGATGTGCGTGATAAACTGGATATGGTAAGCTCTCAACTTCCCGATGAAGTGGAGACACCTATTATCTTTAAGTTCAGTACGGACATGATTCCTATCCTGCTGCTTTCCGTTCAGGCGGAAGAGAGTCAGCCGGCACTTTATAAAATATTGGACGACAACATCGTAAATCCGCTGGCTCGTGTGCCGGGTGTGGGTACGGTGTCTATTTCCGGTGCACCCAAGCGTGAGGTAAATGTTTATTGTGACCCTAACAAGCTGGATGCTTATAATCTTTCAGTGGAGACCATCAGTTCCATCATCAGTGCTGAAAACCGCAATACACCGGGTGGTACCTTCGATGTGGGAAACAATACCTATTCACTCCGTGTAGAGGGAGAGTTCAAGGACCCCAAGGAGATGGAGAATATCGTAGTAGGTACGTACAATGGAGCTTCCGTTTATTTGCGCGATGTGGCAACAGTGGTAGACTCTGTGGAAGAACGTGCGCAGAAGACGTATAGTAATGGTGTACAAGGTGCTATGATTGTGGTACAGAAGCAATCCGGTGCCAATTCTGTGGCTATTTCGCAAAAAGTAATTGATATGCTGCCACAGTTGCAGAAATCGTTACCGAGTGACGTGAAACTGGGCATCATTGTCAATACTTCCGATAACATTCTGAATACCATCGACAGTTTGGAAGAGACTATCATGTACGCTATGTTGTTCGTAATCCTGGTAGTGTTTGTATTCTTGGGGCGTTGGCGTGCTACGGTTATTATCTGTATCACTATTCCGATGTCATTGGTAGCCTCATTTATCTATTTGGGTATTATAGACGGCGGTTCGTTGAATATTATTTCGCTCTCTTGTCTTTCCATTGCTATCGGTAATGTGGTGGACGATGCTATTGTAGTGCTTGAGAATGTGACGACCCATATTGAACGAGGGTCCGAGCCGAAGCAGGCAGCGGTTCATGCCACGAATGAGGTGGCCATCTCCGTTATTGCCTCGACGCTGACCATGATTGCGGTATTCTTCCCGCTGACTATGGTGAGCGGTATGTCCGGTGTATTGTTCCGCCAGTTGGGTTGGATGATGTGTGTGATCATGACTGTTTCTACTATTTCGGCTTTGTCATTTACACCGATGATGTGTGCGCAGCTCCTGCGTTTGCAGAAGAAGCAGAGCAAGATGTTCATCGCTTTCTATAAGCCGATTCAGCGCGGGCTCGATGCTCTTGATGTGTGGTATCAGAATCGTCTGAACTGGGCAGTGCGTCATCGTATAACTATCATGGTTGGTTGTGCCATTTTCTTTGGGGCAAGTTTGTTCTGTACCAAGTATATTGGTACGGAGTTCTTCCCGGCGGCTGATAATAGCCGTATCGGTGTGAACTTGCAACTTCCCATCGGTGCCCGTGTAGAGCGTGCACAAGCGCTGGCTTCGGAACTGACGGAAAAGTGGATGAAACGTTACGAAGGTGTGATGAGGGTTTGTAATTATACTGTGGGACAGGCTGATTCGGATAATACTTTTGCTTCCATGCAGGACAATGGTAGTCATATAATCAGCTTTAACATCAGTTTGGTGAGTCCGGGCGACCGTAAAATCAAGTTGGAAACAGTCTGTGATGAGATGCGTGAAGACTTGAAGGGCTATCCCGAGTTGGATAAGGCACGAGTAATTTTGGGTGGTAGTACCGGTGGTATGAGTGCCCAGGCCAGTGCCGACTTTGAAGTATATGGTTATGATTTTACCGCTACGGATAAAGTCTCGGCCGAACTGAAAGAGAAACTGCTGAATGTAAAAGGTGTGAGTGAAGTAAACATCAGCCGTCAGGATTATCAACCTGAATATCAGGTAGACTTCGACCGTGAGAAACTGGCATTGCATGGACTGAATCTGTCGACCGCTTCCGGTTATCTTCGTAACCGCGTGAACGGAGCCTTAGCTTCTTATTATCGTGAGGACGGTGATGAGTACGATATCCGTGTGCGTTATGCTCCTGAGTTCCGTACAAAGATTGAAGATTTGGAGAACATTCTTATTTATACACCTTCAGGTGAAGGTATCCGTGTGAAGGACCTCGGTAAAGTGGTTGAACGTTCGGCTCCTCCTACCATCGAGCGCAAGGACCGTGAACGTATTGTGACTGTATCCGCTGTTATTTCCGGAGTTCCATTAGGTGACGTAGTGGCCGATGGTAATGCCATTATCGATAAGATGGACTTGCCGAGCGGTATTTCTATCCAGATTTCAGGTTCGTACGAGGACCAGCAGGATTCATTCTCCGATTTGGGTACGCTGGCTGTACTGATCATCATTCTGGTATTTATTGTAATGGCCGCCCAGTTTGAGTCTTTGAGTTATCCGTTCATTATCATGTTCTCCATTCCGTTTGCATTCAGCGGTGTGTTGATGGCACTCTTCTTTACGGGCACAAACCTGAACGTAATGAGTTTGCTGGGTGGAATCATGTTGATTGGTATTGTGGTGAAGAATGGTATCGTGTTGATCGACTACATTACGCTTTGCCGTGAGCGAGGCATGTCGGTGATTCATTCTGTGGTTACGGCAGGCCGTAGCCGTCTGCGTCCGGTATTGATGACCACACTGACTACTATCCTTGGTATGGTGCCGATGGCTGTAGGGCAGGGTGAAGGTGCCGAGATGTGGCGTCCGCTGGGTGTGGCTGTAATTGGTGGCTTGACGGTATCTACCATCTTGACGCTGATTCTGGTTCCCGTTCTCTACTGTTCGTTTGCTGGTATCGGTATCAGCCGCAAACGTGGCAAGATCAAGAAAGACCGTGAACTGAACGATTACTATCAGACTCATAAGGAGAAAATGACGAAACCCAGAAAACAGTGA
- a CDS encoding SGNH/GDSL hydrolase family protein, translating to MEKNYLKYTCIWALIILAGLLLMYFLPGFTVGEHVMRRVDLLSDVRTQKDIAEEPDSLLPSPPKVKPAFVDTCRAGMTCIEDYSDSTLRGMTPFYRALDELAQRPRRVRIAVFGDSFIEADILTADLRNMLQDKYGGCGVGFVTITSMTSGFRPTVRHSFGGWQSHSVMDSTFFDRKKQGISGHYFVPRPGAYVELKGQNKYASHLDTCEQASIFFYSKGEVTLSVNVNRNEKQTRTFLATDDLQEMQVDGNIGSVRWTVDEADSTLFYGLAMDGKKGIILDNFSLRGSSGLSLRSIPVWMMHEFNEQRPYDLIILQYGLNVATERGRNYDKYIAGMQTTIDHLKDAFPQAGILIVSVGDRDYKTEDGTLRTMPGIKNLVRYQQNLAADNDIAFWNMFEAMGGEGSMANLVHAKPSLANYDYTHINFRGGKHLAGLLYEALVYGKEQYDRRRAYEAE from the coding sequence ATGGAAAAGAATTATCTGAAATATACTTGCATTTGGGCATTGATTATATTGGCAGGCTTGTTACTGATGTACTTCCTGCCCGGTTTTACGGTAGGTGAACACGTGATGAGGCGTGTCGACTTGCTGAGTGACGTGCGTACTCAGAAAGATATTGCGGAAGAACCGGACAGTTTGCTTCCGTCTCCACCGAAGGTGAAACCGGCTTTTGTGGATACCTGCCGTGCGGGTATGACGTGCATTGAAGACTACAGCGACTCCACTCTGCGCGGCATGACACCTTTTTACCGGGCTTTGGATGAATTGGCGCAACGTCCCCGCCGGGTACGTATTGCCGTTTTCGGAGATTCCTTCATTGAAGCGGATATACTTACTGCGGATTTGCGCAATATGTTGCAGGATAAATATGGTGGTTGCGGAGTAGGTTTTGTTACCATTACTTCTATGACCAGTGGATTCCGCCCTACCGTGCGCCACTCGTTTGGCGGTTGGCAAAGCCATTCTGTAATGGATTCTACTTTCTTTGATCGCAAAAAGCAAGGCATTTCCGGACATTACTTTGTTCCCCGTCCCGGTGCTTATGTGGAACTGAAGGGACAGAATAAATATGCTTCCCATCTGGATACCTGTGAACAAGCTTCTATCTTCTTTTATAGTAAAGGAGAAGTCACTCTTTCTGTGAATGTCAACCGGAATGAAAAGCAAACCCGTACCTTCCTGGCTACAGATGATTTGCAGGAAATGCAAGTGGATGGAAACATCGGTTCTGTCCGTTGGACGGTTGATGAGGCGGATTCTACCTTATTCTATGGTTTGGCTATGGATGGTAAAAAAGGAATTATCCTGGATAATTTCTCTTTGCGCGGTAGTTCGGGCTTATCCTTGCGTTCTATTCCTGTGTGGATGATGCACGAATTTAATGAGCAGCGTCCTTACGATCTGATTATCTTGCAATATGGATTGAACGTTGCTACTGAACGTGGACGGAATTATGACAAATACATTGCAGGTATGCAGACTACTATTGATCATTTGAAGGATGCATTTCCTCAAGCAGGTATCTTGATAGTCAGTGTGGGAGACCGGGATTATAAGACGGAAGATGGCACTTTGCGCACAATGCCCGGCATTAAAAATCTGGTGCGTTACCAACAAAATCTGGCGGCAGATAACGACATTGCTTTCTGGAATATGTTCGAAGCAATGGGAGGAGAGGGAAGCATGGCGAATCTGGTACATGCCAAGCCTTCTTTGGCGAATTATGACTATACGCATATTAATTTCCGGGGAGGTAAGCACCTGGCAGGCCTACTTTATGAAGCGCTTGTGTATGGAAAGGAACAGTACGACAGGAGGAGGGCTTATGAAGCGGAATAA
- a CDS encoding TetR/AcrR family transcriptional regulator: MKTGDNVKEHPQRLELRERIIDTALKSFATHGIKSITMDDIAAALGISKRTLYEVFSDKETLLMECLLKAQREGDAYVKDVYEKASNVLEVLLKLYQRSIEKFHNTNKKFFEDIKKYPKVYAELMKRRNRDSEETIAFFKLGIQQGYFRDDVNFTIVNLLVREQLDLLMNTDLCKEHSFLEVYESIMFTYLRGISTEKGARKLEEFIREYRKDRQSNTE; encoded by the coding sequence ATGAAAACGGGCGACAATGTGAAAGAACACCCTCAAAGATTAGAGTTACGGGAGCGTATCATCGATACTGCTCTGAAATCTTTTGCTACCCATGGTATCAAGAGCATTACGATGGATGATATTGCTGCGGCACTGGGCATCTCCAAACGTACTTTGTATGAGGTGTTTTCTGATAAAGAAACCTTACTTATGGAATGCCTCCTGAAGGCCCAGCGTGAGGGAGACGCTTACGTGAAAGATGTCTATGAAAAGGCTTCAAATGTATTGGAAGTTTTGTTAAAACTCTATCAGCGGAGTATTGAGAAGTTTCATAATACTAATAAAAAGTTCTTTGAAGACATCAAGAAATATCCTAAAGTCTATGCAGAATTGATGAAGCGTCGCAACCGCGATTCCGAGGAAACGATTGCTTTCTTTAAACTAGGTATACAACAAGGGTATTTCCGCGATGACGTCAACTTTACGATTGTAAACCTGTTGGTACGCGAGCAGCTCGATTTGCTGATGAATACGGATCTCTGCAAAGAGCACTCTTTTCTGGAAGTATATGAATCTATCATGTTCACCTATCTCCGGGGAATATCAACAGAAAAGGGAGCTCGCAAACTGGAAGAATTTATCCGGGAATATCGTAAGGATCGACAGTCCAATACGGAATAA